The following proteins are encoded in a genomic region of Gossypium hirsutum isolate 1008001.06 chromosome D05, Gossypium_hirsutum_v2.1, whole genome shotgun sequence:
- the LOC107902941 gene encoding uncharacterized protein produces MAYSIPKLYSTYSFPNDFSQFPNPLTVSQENYTACGAIPGASWDHEDISFPMFLDNGGVDVFQQDSNLTSPVSVPVPAALFPELIGISSDLDVPTALPHHFNNVAAGFCGIGTIQNLGARYQLQDVCEFGDECTGFVHQDFKPIDPTLGQNWGIQGNRMRPPAMEDSNLKVGRYSVEERKDRILRYLKKRNQRNFNKTIKYACRKTLADRRVRVRGRFARSTEICEHQDMVLKREDDNLPNDKSLYNCCEAVQMKHDEDDWLQEAMANLMYLPYIAG; encoded by the exons ATGGCTTATTCTATTCCCAAGCTCTACTCTACTTATTCATTTCCCAATGATTTTTCTCAGTTTCCAAATCCATTGACAGTTTCCCAAGAAAACTACACAGCTTGTGGTGCTATCCCTGGTGCATCATGGGATCATGAAGATATTAGCTTCCCAATGTTTTTAGACAATGGTGGGGTCGATGTTTTTCAACAAGATTCTAATCTAACATCTCCAGTTTCAGTTCCAGTTCCAGCAGCATTGTTTCCTGAACTAATTGGGATTTCATCAGATTTAGATGTCCCAACAGCATTGCCCCATCATTTCAATAACGTTGCTGCTGGCTTTTGTGGCATTGGAACCATCCAAAATCTTGGTGCCAGATATCAACTGCAAGATGTCTGTGAGTTTGGAGACGAATGCACTGGATTTGTTCATCAGGATTTCAAGCCAATTGATCCAACTCTGGGACAAAATTgg GGAATTCAAGGCAATCGAATGCGACCGCCGGCCATGGAAGACAGCAATCTTAAGGTTGGTCGATATTCAGTGGAAGAAAGGAAAGACAGAATTCTTAGATACTTGAAGAAGAGAAACCAAAGGAACTTTAACAAGACTATTAAG TATGCTTGCAGGAAAACCCTAGCTGATAGAAGAGTTAGAGTCCGGGGAAGATTTGCAAGGAGCACTGAAATTTGTGAACATCAAGACATGGTATTGAAGAGAGAAGATGATAATTTACCCAATGACAAAAGCTTGTATAATTGCTGTGAAGCAGTCCAg ATGAAGCATGATGAAGATGATTGGCTGCAAGAGGCTATGGCAAATCTTATGTATTTACCTTATATTGCTGGTTGA